A stretch of Solenopsis invicta isolate M01_SB chromosome 9, UNIL_Sinv_3.0, whole genome shotgun sequence DNA encodes these proteins:
- the LOC105196594 gene encoding ras-related protein M-Ras isoform X2, translated as MTRPPNNDNLMTFKLVVVGDGGVGKSALTIQFFQKLFVADYDPTIEDSYIQHTEVDKQWCILDVLDTAGQEEFSAMREQYMRKGDGFLLVYSVTDKQSYQNIVNFHTQILRVKDRDIYPMLLVANKVDLVHLRKVTEEQGRELAHRLGIPYIETSAKDPPLNVDAAFHEVVRIIRNQPPAELEKNQKKRRRSKKCNIL; from the exons ATGACACGTCCTCCAAATAATGACAACCTTATGACCTTTAAACTGGTCGTTGTGGGAGATGGAGGTGTTGGCAAGAGCGCTcttacaatacaattttttcaaaaactctTCGTTGCGGACTATGATCCAACCATTGAGGATAGTTATATTCAACATACAGAAGTGGACAAACAATGGTGTATCTTGGATG TATTAGATACAGCTGGTCAAGAGGAATTTAGTGCTATGCGTGAACAATATATGCGGAAAGGTGACGGATTTCTTTTGGTATATTCTGTAACTGATAAACAGTCGTATCAAAACATTGTCAATTTTCATACTCAAATTCTACGAGTGAAAGATAGAGATATTTATCCTATGTTACTGGTGGCTAACAAAGTTGATTTGGTGCATTTGAGAAAGGTCACAGAGGAACAGGGAAGAGAATTGGCTCATCGTTTAGGTATACCTTATATTGAGACTTCTGCCAAAGATCCACCGCTAAATGTAGATGCAGCATTTCATgag gtTGTTCGCATTATCAGAAATCAACCCCCAGCCGAATTGGAGAAAAATCAAAAGAAGCGACGACGTTCGAAAAAGTGCAACATTTTATAA
- the LOC105196594 gene encoding ras-related protein M-Ras isoform X1, translated as MSTTSQDLPSQTRYLAILQAAALPNEYIRRVGRIGKRRSGRKRSRRSRGGMTRPPNNDNLMTFKLVVVGDGGVGKSALTIQFFQKLFVADYDPTIEDSYIQHTEVDKQWCILDVLDTAGQEEFSAMREQYMRKGDGFLLVYSVTDKQSYQNIVNFHTQILRVKDRDIYPMLLVANKVDLVHLRKVTEEQGRELAHRLGIPYIETSAKDPPLNVDAAFHEVVRIIRNQPPAELEKNQKKRRRSKKCNIL; from the exons ATGTCGACGACATCGCAG GATCTTCCAAGTCAAACGAGATATCTTGCCATCCTACAAGCGGCCGCACTGCCAAACGAATACATTAGAAGAGTTGGCAGGATAGGCAAACGCAGGAGCGGACGAAAAAGGAGTAGACGATCCAGAGGCGGAATGACACGTCCTCCAAATAATGACAACCTTATGACCTTTAAACTGGTCGTTGTGGGAGATGGAGGTGTTGGCAAGAGCGCTcttacaatacaattttttcaaaaactctTCGTTGCGGACTATGATCCAACCATTGAGGATAGTTATATTCAACATACAGAAGTGGACAAACAATGGTGTATCTTGGATG TATTAGATACAGCTGGTCAAGAGGAATTTAGTGCTATGCGTGAACAATATATGCGGAAAGGTGACGGATTTCTTTTGGTATATTCTGTAACTGATAAACAGTCGTATCAAAACATTGTCAATTTTCATACTCAAATTCTACGAGTGAAAGATAGAGATATTTATCCTATGTTACTGGTGGCTAACAAAGTTGATTTGGTGCATTTGAGAAAGGTCACAGAGGAACAGGGAAGAGAATTGGCTCATCGTTTAGGTATACCTTATATTGAGACTTCTGCCAAAGATCCACCGCTAAATGTAGATGCAGCATTTCATgag gtTGTTCGCATTATCAGAAATCAACCCCCAGCCGAATTGGAGAAAAATCAAAAGAAGCGACGACGTTCGAAAAAGTGCAACATTTTATAA